Within Scomber japonicus isolate fScoJap1 chromosome 18, fScoJap1.pri, whole genome shotgun sequence, the genomic segment atatgtgtatAAGGTGGCTCCTCTAACTGAATATTTGCTAATCTACTAATGACgtgtggaaagtaactaagtacattcaCTCAAGTACTGCACTTGagaacagtttgaggtacttgttctttactgtagtacagtttgaggtacttgttctttactgtagtacagtttgaggtactagtactttactgtagtacagtctgaggtacttgtactttaccgtagtatttccatgtgatgctactttctacatctcagagggaaatattgtactttctactccactacatttattttacagctttagtcacttttcagatgcagactTGACataatggataatataacaagcttttaaaatacaacacattgttaaagatgaaaccagtcagcagtgtgtagtcggctcacatttcagatgtctatgagatgttaacagctccaccaaatactttattcttccctctaaacttctcacatgctttcatttgaCCTGACGCatcagatggtttgttacagtTAAAACTGaaagtttaaaatatttgtattattgctCCAGTTTATCCTGACCAATCTATTTATCTAAGTTTGCAGCTATAATGCATTGGCCAAGTCATCAGGACAGCAGCTGTAACGAAAAACGGAGCCTTGTTATTTTACTGGGCATCGGGATCAACAGCAGAAAGAGAAAGGTCTTGTATTTGTTTCATCAAGTAGATCACCAGCAGTCAGCCTTGGAGATCACGTGTCTGAACAACATGACAGCTGATTTGGGGTTCCTCAAGGTAGCTGCCTTGGGCCATTTTTATTCTCATTGTACATGCTGCCACATGGTGACATCAGCAGAGagaacaatatataatatatttctgtgtgtgtttaatgtgtttattttaatgtacttACACTGTAAGTGATAGGGGAAAGAAATTCCACAGTTCTCCTAATATGAAGCTTAAGCCGTCCTAacgagtcaaatcttcatcttctatgattcaacgttacagtgacaatcaactgtctgaacaCTGAGATTAGTTTATTACAtaagtcaagcctggtgtgctcatCCTTGGTTTGAATAATTTGGAGACCTCTGACGTAcgatataatttaataaaagggCAGAGACTGAGTTTGTACTTCTTCTGTTTCAGTGAGAGCATGTAAATACTAATTCGCCAGCAGATATAAAGTTGGTGAATTGGTTTAGAAAAACAAATAGTCATTATTAGCGCCACGGGTGCACAGTAACtagtcccgcagctttgagaaaacaccgacaatatatacatcaaaacgtgcggcttgatcgggaaagaggtgctggtgttgaaattctccattggaaatcaatcaataaatcaatctttatttgtatagcgccaaatcacaacaaagtcatctcaaggcactttacacatagagcaggttctaaacaaaactcttcaggttttaactttaaagagacccaacattcccacatgagcaacagtggcgagaaaaaactcccttttaacaggaagaaacctcagaaccagactcagaagtgggcggacatctgcctcgaccggttggggttgagaggagagaaaggaaggatagaggagagaagcacaatgaaaatcaacaatggagccagatggtccgggactggaatgaatgggaattttttttaaaaaccacaaaattACACCTTTTTTCGAAGTCACCTATTTCTCTCATACCTccacgtagaaatgtgattcaaactttaaaacggagggaATCTTGTGCTCTCTCCATAACACCAAActtattttacataacatgtaaacttttcaaactatgagcagtcaaacgaggagtggaaatcactttttcttcacagttagagtggaagcgtcactTAGCTTGAGtgcgagaagcagtaaaaaataaacttaatttttatttttaactcgagctcacggccaatccatgaaaatgagacaaataattgttggtcaaaatgtagacatagggtttgggattcataaaatgtgatgttgacaggcggggtctgcacaaaattgaAATGGGGGGCTGAGACCGGCagcaatatctgtctcgctccccattgaccctaatgtaatcgtctttttttttcaaaagaatctcactctgtcttcgcaCTGAgtttactcgctcattttaaggaacatctaaataaaatagacactgtcagaatctgccggcctctgtgtctctcactgtgtttttggtttttggacaggagttacagttttctcacagtgtgcaattgttcgggacgttgtcagaagccaaattctggggcattttgagaatttccaagcagattctcacacatcgccgtagcaaccatagggccttagctgaccttagcaaccgtagagccttagctgcccttagcaacctgtcgctgggcagaaactgagctacttttttgtgattggctaattcttcctgtctgtctgttttgccagttaaccgagctagcggccgagctagcattgatactctctctatatataaattacattgatactctctctctctctttctatatatatatgaaatgtaTTGACACTTTTACTGCTCAAAATCAgacaggtatggtgtgtgtgcgtgtgtgtgtgtgcatatgtgtgtgtttgtacacagtGTGTTGTGTGCTAACACAGAGTATGTGTGAAgcgtaaagtgctgtagtgtagtgcttagagttagtgcatgttgctactgccttgtgctctgtgtgctactctctgcttacatcgaCTGTTACACTtcatactgactagtaagatgtacttaatactgcgaCAGTAAAAGTTACTGAGTTAGTGTTAGTGACATTCTCAAAAGCAGATTATGATCAGGGTGAcgtttgaacactggaaataaattgtgtactcgtcccggcagcagccctgtggcactcaaaatttccctggaattttctagtttattCATTGCTCTCACTGCATTTCTATGGTTGATATGGTACTAAAAGTTCAGTAATGTAAAAAGGTGCTATACCATTCTTTGTAGACAATTAAAAGGGctaaaagaaacaggaagccagtgcaggTCAGCTAAAATAGTGGTAATGTGGTCTTTCTTTTTGGTCTTGGTTAAAAGTCTTGCAGTGTCCTGTACAAGTTGCAAGTTCTTGATAGACTTTTTTGGGGGACTAGCAGGCTGCAATTGAAAGCACCACCAGTTCACACAACTCCCACGTGGGGGCACCTAGCCTCTTTAACCAATCAGGAGCTACGTAGGTCACGTTCAGCCTGTCAGCTCAGAGATGAAGTCCAGGCGCAGTTTTAAGCCGGTCTCTTTCCGACTTCAGGTAAAGGAGGGAAAACAGCTAcgtgaggaaaaaggaaaaaagaagagaaataccTGTGACAACGAACATCTACAGTGAGTTACTTATTTACTGCGAGTGTGGAGCTGTGTGGCCGGTCGTCAGAAACTAAAATTACACCGTTAAGACGAGATAACTGCCATCCAAAACTGCTCATATATTGAATTGATATATCAGTTGTGGTTGTCTTAGTATCTTGTGGCATCTGTGTCACCCGTGTACATTGCATAACTGCATATTGACCGACAGTAGAGGATCCGCACACTCGCTTGTAAAGGCCGGTCTGCGTTTTATTCATGACGTCACCGGCCTACCGGGAATTGTCCCGTCCCTCCTGATGGCCACCCCGCCTTTGGTCCAGTGAAATACAGGTTGAGAGACAGAATCATTTAGTAAAACATTGCTtaagttgataaccagcttccaTCAACAAATATGCAATAAGGACATTGTACTCTTAGCAGTTAGTTTGAGACCATAATACCCACCGAGAGAATTTACTGTGGTGATGGCCATTGTTGTTTGCATACCTCTGTCTGCCAATGCGGAAGCCGCTTGTGACGTAGTGCATGTCGTAGTTCATTTTTCTATCTGCAAATTTTAATCATGCCCCTCTTTCCAACACTGCCCACAGTTTGTTGATTGCATAACAAGGGGAGAAAAGACTGGAcctttttgttaatgttgtgtttttttaaacacataaatCCACTGTGCTGCACACCTTGGTGGATCAGACCACAACCTGGTTAATATCTCTCCCACCTACACCCCTGTTATTAAAAGAACACCTACCACCACCAGAACTTCAAAATGCTGCTCCCATGAAGCAAAGGAGTCCTTGCAGTGCTGCCTGGAATCAACAGACTGAGATGTTTTCATGTGATTCATATGGAGACAATATTGAAGGACTTACAGTTTGCATCATGGATTACATCAGTTTTTGTGTTGATAATAACATACCCAGCGGAGAAATTCAGTGCTCCCCCAACAATAAACCTTGGGTCACCAGCAGCCTGAAAGTCCTAATAAAGCAGAAGTAAAAGGCTTTCAGGGAGGGTGACGGGGGAAAAGTAAAAGCACTGCAAAGGGAACTGAAGATGAAGATTAAGCAGGGGAAACAACCCAATGggcacaaaaatgtaattacagcTGCAGCAGGATGGAGTGAAGCACGCCTGGGCTGGCTTGAGGAAGATCACAGTTCTAGAGCAGAAAGAAGGATTGCTGCTTGATGGAGATCAGGATCTGGCTGATGACCTCAATCTGTTTAACAGATGTGACAGCTCCACCTTATCTTGCCTGTGTCTCATGCGCCTCCCCTCCACCATCTCACCTGTGGCCCATGCTCCTCCCTCCACCACAAAATATTATGAAACTCACTTGGTATTGAAAAGGGAGGTTGATGTGAGAAGTCCAGCTGTGTTATATCAGACAAATATTCATGAAACTACTTGTGAGTATGATCATTCTAACAAAGGCAAGTTTGAAGTTGAAGTCAACTGTATCAAGAGCTGTGTAAAGGTCAACAAACTGTGCAACACAGTGCTGTTTCTTGTCCAAAGAATGTATCTTTTAATATAAGGGTGGAGGCTGAGTTTGTACTTTGTTGCTGTGATTAAGTACATTGAAATTataatactgtatttattatctTCTGTTTCTGGTGTTCAGTCATCAGCCAGCATAAATGAGTAGATTTGGTGAATTACtttgaaaagaaacattaaattaaattaaattaatttaaattagacattatttattcattgttcaaACTACAACCACTATTGAAGCTTACCCTGGAGACCAGCCAATAAAacgcctatctatctatctatctatctatctatgcaatgTGGAGCACTTTCCTGAGTCCTTCCCAAGCtccatttgtattgtttttattgtgttgtttccATGTTTGTTGACTGTTGTAGTTTATATGTTATGTAGAAATagaatgactttttttaattgcatttgttTCTTGGGTAAAAATGatctaaaaatgaaagaaaagtcaaaatgcTAGAATAAGAATTAGGGTTATTAAGAGTGAAACAATCAATGGAGAGCTGGttttcacacagtgaaaaactTGTCAGGAGGCCAGGATGTATGATGCAATAACATTTATTAAAGCTTGATTGAGAAGAACAGAGTTACAAGACAAGAAGTACAGAAAACACctcaatcagaacagagtgggctttTAATGAGGAGGTATGGGGGAGGGGAATCTAAATTActgttagtttttctttgaGGGGCATGACCTAGCATTGGGTATAGGAATACAGCGATCTATATGAGTTACGAAATCAATAACATTGACACCATTGAATACCCCAGAGATGTGTGTTGATCTTTTTGTCCCGCTGGGGTATGTGCGGGTGAGGACTGCTTTGTAAGGGACTATTGTCTTGTACCTATGTCCCATTATTCTGACACCGCAAGTGTGGTTTGGTGGGACCCAAACCTCCGCATCAAGGCCGAGGGTTTTCGACACTTTTAAGGAGCTCCCTTTGGAGAATGACTTTGTTGTCGTAGCACTAAGCTCAATACCTGTCGAGCCAACAAATGGGATTTTGGCTTCAAAGGAAGCTGTCACACCTACTGATATTTCAGTGCTACTGTCCcaccttttctcttcctcataTGTTTTTGAGAGATGAGGTATTTTCTTAACTGTTCTGCACTGATGGTTGATGGTAGTTGCCTGGGTCATGACCTCTGGGGGATAACTAAATTTTTTAGCTGCATTTACGTCATACTGGACATCAGACATTTGCACTTTTGCAACTTTTTTGGAAAAGGTCAGGACCTGGTAATCCCAGTACCAATACACCTTACCTCCCCAGGGAAGGTATAAGCACTTGTCTGGAACATACACCATTCCAAGACCATATTTGTTCTTCCCAACATATGTTTTACCATTGGGGCAGCTCTTGATTGAATTCTTAGGCACTGAACCATCGGAGCCATCCTTCCAATCCAAATACTCAAAGTTGTCTTTGTTCACTAGGACATAAAAGGAGGTGCATTTACGGTCTCCGCCACCAGTGGTCACGCACGTGTTACTTCCTTTGGCGTGGTAACCAGCTGAGCAACGGCATCTGCAGATGTAGTCATAGCGATTGTCATAGGTGTTGTGATATATCACAGATCCGTCAGGGAGATGATGACCGGAACGCCTATACACCCATTTCAGGTTGGAGGAAGCACCGGGGATGCTGGAAGATCTCTTCTGTCTTAATTTTCTGCTCGAGGTGATGTCAGGGGTCTTGTCATCTGGCATTGGGTTCAGTGTGAAGAATGtataaaagaaagggaaaacatacagacacagtgtGTTAGGGTCTTGGGTCTTCTGGATGctgtcaaatgttaaatgtgaattAGTCAATTGTTGTCATGGCAGAGCTATTTTTCTTAAGGTTATTGTTTGGCCTGTATAAAACACTAAATGCAATTGTGTAGAAGCAGCTATTACATGACAGCCAAAACAGATTGTACTTTTTAGCATGGAGGTGGAAGGTCTTTTATCACCAATCGTACAATCAGTCGTCTTTGCCGCACACAGTGAATGCTAGTTGTGAGGGCATCATAAAAAAACGGCAAAGGGTGGCTGTGCCaaaacaaaagctttttccACTCTGTGTTTTGACATCAGGTGTGATGTGGAAGAAGTTTTGTGTCTTAACATGCACATGAATAAATCCACACATGCTTTGCTCCAACAAAAAACAAGCTTCAATATTCAGCATCATCAAGGTCTTACAATTTAGCTAACCAAATGTCAGGAGAATTTGGTTAACatactagtagtagtatgtCAGTAAAGAGCCTATATCTTCCCATTGCTACGAGATGGCAATATGATTACGATTCAATTTTGTCTGCACACCGGGACttttatactactatactatactatactatacttatAACTGAAATCTGGGACAGATCTGCTGATGTCGATTCATAACAGTTTCTTTTTCATGTCAAAACATTGAACTTTGCCACGACAATGGTGTGTTAAAGTAAAATGcctaaaaatgtgaaaaaaaaccccTGCAAAATTGAAAAACATGACTGACTTCCCATTGGGGTCAAAATATGCCTTACTTCTGTctaccaaattttgttcatctacagAAAGTCTTTCACTTTTAACTTTTGAGAAGTGTGCTATGGAGCCATTTTACTACCCAACCCCAAGAACCATGTTAGATGTCAAGGTTTGCCACACGTGCAAAGTTTTGTGTTTTCAAGCACCCCAGGTACCTCACAATTGCTAAAACAAATTAAGGGGCGCCTTATAGCGGACATGCCATGTCCAAGCCCAATTAGATAACAAGTATGTACTCGTTCAAACATGGGTTCAAAGTTTTGTTCGTTTTTGTGCAacttaaatgaatcaaatatgTTCATAAAGATGAAAATTGATGCAAGAAACCTGAAATGGCTGACTTCTTATCAGGCAAAAAGAAGGTAGTATATCcacaatgaagaaaaaatgatgaattggGGGTACTATGGAGTTAACTGGCCGTACCTGAGCCCAATCACTACAGAACTTGTCTTGAACTTACCAGCTCTAATTTTTTTAGAGCatcccaaaccctaacccttaaaaatGCAATGGCAGAGGAGAATTATAATAAtctttacaaaaatgtaaaggCTCGTAAGATAACAGATGTGAAACTATAGTCTCATTTCTATATTAGTCTGGATGTTTATTTGCTTATATTTGCTCTCTTAAAGGATGGGTGcgcttaaaaatgtaaatgataggAGAAAAATTGACAGCCCTCCTTTTGAAAAgatgtatttaaaggtttatctgaCAGCAAATGCCTACAACAATGAATCCGCCAAGATTTTtatacaacatgtttaaatgtcacagctggagcgccctggtggtcaattggttagagtgcatgccaccTAATCgcagtgtccctggttcgaatccaaccagggacctatgctgcagttcattcccctctctctttccctgtttcctgtcagcctctctgccagttactatataaatacatctttttaaaaaatttaaaaaatgtcacagcTGACATCGGTAAGAGAAGTTAACAAGTGAAAACTTTGACTTACCATTTGCTTGAGAGAgagactctgaaaaaagaaaacaaacagctctTGAAACAATGCAGCATTAATATTCACTGATACATTATATGATTTATTGAAACATGTCCATGGGAGGACATTTATGATGATCAGAATATGAAAATCACCTAGATGTCTATTCAGTCACTATCTGTCACCAAATGAGGCAACACAATGGTGATTGAGCCTATCGCCCACTGAAGAAAGCAAGTTTGCAGTATGTTACCCTTACCTGCTGCCAGTAGAGTCAGCAGAGCTGCCACGCAGATCACTTTGTAGAGAGCCATCACTGCTCAGTGTGTTCATCTCATCAGATCTGCTCCGGCATAAAtacccttcctctgtcttccctccctcacacacaatcacacctcCCTCTACCTGCCTGATAACACGCCCAACaccacctgctccacctccttCATAGTAAACACGTAAAGCAGTGTCGCTTCAACTCTGTGctagaacaaaaaaaagtatcataTTTACTCTAGTACTCATGTACGATTATGAGATAATTGTACTTAACTTGAGTATTCTTGACTTTTGTAACTTAGAACTTCAGTTGCACTGGAGTGTCGGTTCTGATTGTGTTTCAGTGCAGACGTGTGTTCATCAGCTCTCTGCTTGCTATATGCGTTGCACTTTTGTCTGTAATTATTCTTGCAAAGAGAGCTGTTACCACTTAAACTGGCACTAAAGAAAATGTCTATAGTGGAACTGTGCAATGGAACAAAAGTTTGCATTTGGGACACAGGAAAAGTTCAGAGCCCTGCCACACTCAGCTGGTAACCTAGTCTAGCATACAAAGCTCCTACGACCCACAAACAATAATGTAAAAGCTGTGTCTCCAAACCCAGCAAAGTTGGGAAGCTGCACAGAGTGTTAGTGACTGATCGAGAGGATGACGCAGCTTGAAAAGTCGATTGAAATGCTGCAGCACCATTGTAACTCCACTACCTGATATTTCATTGCACAACAGGTTGTCCTCTCACTAATAATAGCAATGTTGAACACTGGGAAGCTAATCACATCACTGGCATTGAGGCTAACCaaaaccaaagaaataaaaaaacttctACCTATCATTACTTTTCTCTTGTCAGTGTGGCGTAATACAGAAAGGGAAACCAATACAATCCAGAAGTGGTACATAAACAGTCCAATCTTTCATAATCATTTCCTCCACTTAGGATCTGTACCATTTTGATCTCCAGTGTGGAAGGATAAAGGTATTCATGTTCTAGGAGATATCTCTGATAGTAATGTGCTACTTTCTTGCAATGATCTACGTactacatttattgaaatcTTTGTTTTAGACTCAGAGATATATTGAGGTGGAGACCTCATTTACAATATAGTcaagtaaaaaaacacaataaacacatcCCAAGCACAAGAAACACGGGTAACATACTTAGATAgtgatgacagtaaaataataaaaccaaattaataaaatactaacatattaaaaacataagcatttaaaactagaaaaaaggaaacatggtTGAGACtttcacactgagctgaaatgaataATATTATCTTAAGGGTCCCGGACGTCTCATCCGGTTTCCCATCAAAAActcaaatattatatttatgttaaaacaTGCACTATTTAGTTTTAAACCAACATTTGCTGTCATTATATAGACAAAGGtgtgtataatatgtgtatAAGGTGGCTCCTCTAACTGAATATTTGCTAATCTACTAATGATgtgtggaaagtaactaagtacatttactcaagtactgcacTTGagaacagtttgaggtacttgttctttactgtagtacagtttgaggtactagtactttactgtagtacagtctgaggtacttgtactttaccgtagtatttccatgtgatgctactttctacatctcagagggaaatattgtacttcctactccactacatttattttacagctttgCCACTTTTTAGATGCAgttttgacacaatggataatataacaagcttttaaaatacaacacattgttaaagatgaaaccagtcagcagtgtgtagtcggctcacatttcagatgtctatgagttgttaacagctccaccaaatactttattcttccctctaaacttctcacatgctttcatttgaCCTGACGCatcagatggtttgttacagtTAAAACTGAAAgcttaaaatatttgtattattgctCCAGTTTATCCTGACCAATCTATTTATCTAAGTTTACAGCTATAATGCATTTGCCAAGTCATCAGGACAGCAGCTGTAATGAAAAACTGAGCCTTGTTATTTTACTGGGCATCGGGATCAACAGCAGAAAGAGAAAGTCTTGTATTTGTTTCATCAAGTAGATCACCAGCAGTCAGCCTTGGAGATCACGTGTCTGAAAAACATGACAGCTGATTTGGGGTTCCTCAAGGTAGCTGCCTTGGGCCATTTTTATTCTCATTGTACATGCTGCCACATGGTGACATCAGCAGAGagaacaatatataatatatttctgtgtgtttaatgtgtttattgtaaTGTACTTACACTGTAAGTGATAGGGAAAAGAAATTCCACAGTTCTCCTAATATGAAGCTTAAGCCGTCctaatgagtcaaatcttcatcttctatgattcaacgttacagtgacaatcaactgtctgaacaCTGAGATTAGTTTATTACAtaagtcaagcctggtgtgctcatGCTTGGTTTGAATAATTTGGAGACCTCTGACGTACGATATCATTTAATAAAAGGGCAGAGACTGAGTTTGTACTTCTTCTGTTTCAGTGAGAGCATGTAAATACTAATTCGCCAGCAGATATAAAGTTGGTGAATTGGtttgagaaaaacaaatagTCATTATTAGCGCCACGGGTGCACAGTAACtagtcccgcagctttgagaaaacaccaacaatatatacatcaaaacatgcggcttgatcgggaaagaggtgctatgacttttggtgttgaaattctccattggaaatgaatgggaattttttttaaaaacccacaaAATTACACCTTTTTTCGGAGTCACCTAGTTCTCTCATATCTccacgtagaaatgtgattcaaactttaaaacggagagAATCTTGTGCTCTCTCCATAACACCAAActtattttacataacatgtaaacttttcaaactatgagcagtcaaacgaggagtagaaatcactttttcttcacagttagagtggaagcgtcagttagcttgagtgcgagaagcagtaaaaaataaacttaatttttatttttaactcgagctcacggccaatccatgaaaatgagacaaataattgttggtcaaaatgtagacatagggtttgggattcataaaatgtgatgttgacaggcggggtctgcacaaaattgaaatggggggccgagaccggcagcaatacctgtctcgctcccattgaccctaatgtaatcgtcttttttttccaaaagaatctcactctgtctttgcACTGAgtttactcgctcattttaaggaacatctaaataaaatagacactgtcagaatctgccgacctctgtgtctctcacagtgttttcagtttttggacaggagttacagttttctcacagtgtgcaattgttcgggaccttgtcagaagccaaattctggggcattttgagaatttccaagcagattctcacacatcgccgtagcaaccgtagggccttagctgaccttagcaaccgtagggccttagctgcccttagcaacctgtcgctgggcagaaactgagctacttttttgtgattggctaattcttcctgtctgtctgttttgccagttaaccgagctagcggccgagctagcattgatactctctctatatataaattacattgatactctctctctctctttctatatatatatgaattgtATTGACACTTTTACTGCTCAAAATCAgacaggtatggtgtgtgtgcgtgtgtgtgtgtgcatatgtgtttgtACACAGTGTGTTGTGTGCTAACACAGAGTATGTGTGAAgcgtaaagtgctgtagtgtagtgcttagagttagtgcatgttgctactgccttgtgctctgtgtgctactctctgcttacatctactgttacacttcatactgactagtaagatgtacttaatactgcaaCAGTAAAAGTTACTGAGTTAGTGTTAGTGAAATTCTCAAAAGCAGATTATGATCAGGGTGAcgtttgaacactggaaataaattgtgtactcgtcccggcagcagccctgtggcactcaaaatttccctggaattttctagtttattCATTGCTCTCACTGCAACCATCATTGAAACTTACCATGGACCAGCAAATTAAATAGAGTATACTGGCctatatttttcacttttgcaGCCTTCTTTGTGTGATTGTAATATAGATGTTGCCATTTGTTTGTAAGTAAGTTCATATGTTATGTACTGGTAGAAtgcctttttttattaatggCACGTACGTTCTTATGTAACAATGATCAACaatgaaaaagaaggaaaagctaaaatgctaaaataagaGTTGTCGTTATGAAGACGgtgatggaggaatgaaagTGAAAAACTTGTCAAGAGACCAGGATGTCTTATGCAAGAACATTTATTGAAG encodes:
- the LOC128379359 gene encoding natterin-3-like, whose protein sequence is MPDDKTPDITSSRKLRQKRSSSIPGASSNLKWVYRRSGHHLPDGSVIYHNTYDNRYDYICRCRCSAGYHAKGSNTCVTTGGGDRKCTSFYVLVNKDNFEYLDWKDGSDGSVPKNSIKSCPNGKTYVGKNKYGLGMVYVPDKCLYLPWGGKVYWYWDYQVLTFSKKVAKVQMSDVQYDVNAAKKFSYPPEVMTQATTINHQCRTVKKIPHLSKTYEEEKRWDSSTEISVGVTASFEAKIPFVGSTGIELSATTTKSFSKGSSLKVSKTLGLDAEVWVPPNHTCGVRIMGHRYKTIVPYKAVLTRTYPSGTKRSTHISGVFNGVNVIDFVTHIDRCIPIPNARSCPSKKN